The Ascochyta rabiei chromosome 18, complete sequence DNA segment CAAGAAGTCTGCTGCAAAGCTCTTCACTCTTTCGAAAGGCAAAGACAAAGGCAAAGATGTTCGTGCAGAGACACAACATAGCGGCGGTTGGATGCTGGAGAACGCGCGCGATCGGGGTCCTTGCGACAGCAATCCAGACCGTGATCATGTCCACGGAAACGACATCGGGTACAACGCTGATGACGACAAGCCCACTGTTCAAACGCGAGATTGCGGATGCGAAGACAATGGCTGGTGTTACTGCCCTACTGCTGCAGAAGTTTTACGCACCACGGCTGACACTTCCGACAATCAATCCTGGTGCGCGGGGTGCGGTTATCATCCTGACTGGTGCATTTGCTGGCTCAATTCGATGGACCAGACCGATCCTGTCAAGAACACAGAAGCCGCTGATGGTTGGGGCAACGCTGTGGAAGATCCCTGGGGTACCCGTGACTCTCCTACGCCTCCACTCCGTGACTACAACAGCTCAGGCTGGGATTTTGGACATGGAATCCCTGTTCCCCCCAAACCAGCATCTTCGGATGACGGTAATCAACGGTGGGGCATGCCAGACACCTCTCAGCACCAGCCTCGGTCTGCACCGTATACCCCTTACACCGTCACCTACCGGGCCACCATCGAGTTTGGAGACAAAGAGATGAACGTCCCTATCGACGGCAAGAACGTCTATGGTCCCGAGAAGACCGTCGTCGAGGGTGGTATGCAGAAAGTGTGGAAGTGGGTGCACGACAAGGATCTCGCTAGCAAGATCGGTCTGCAGGATGCGTTCGAGCTCGCCCAGGCTATGCATGAGGGAGAGCAGGATGAGAAGATCGAGACCGTCAAGGTTGGTCGAAAGGGTAGGTCAGTCACCAAGTCTGTTCGCAGGAGCAGGTCTGGCAGTGAGTGCGGAGGTTGGGGATGCTGGGAAAACTTGAACCGAGCGAATGTCACCATTTGAGAGTGTGGAGTTCATGAGCTTGGCGGGGTGCGATGCTTGCTTTTAAGGATTTGGGAAGAAAGGTACGGTTACACGGTGCTTACACGATGAGCTCACCAAGAAGCTAAGGTTATATGGCAGACTAGGGCTTGAAAGTCATGATCAAGCAAAGATGGCAAATGAAACCACATTCGTGACAGTCTCGTCCACATGTTCAGTAAGCCATTGATACCAAGCTGTCTGTCCACGTTCCCTGGAGTTGTGTCTCGTAGCCACTGATCATAACAACCATCCTCACGGTGGGCAACGCTTCTGCAATCGCACTCCCTCACATCCACAGCAGCCACTCCTTTACACATAGCCCGCCTTCCCTTTCCGTCTTCTCGTCCTCCCCATCTACAACAGCCCCTTCCGAGCCAACTCGACCTTCTTCGCAAACTCACCCTCCTTCCACCCTCCCTTGGACCCACAGATCGCAATACCATCCCCAAGCTCGACCTTGTCTTCATTCGCTTCCCAGGCGCAGGGGCAGTGGTGGGGGAAGTGCACGCAGGAGAGGGTGCCGGGGCAGAGGTAGTGGCTGCATTGTGCTGAGCAAGGTATTAGCACTGAACGGTTGGTAGACATGAAAAAACAAAATGTTTTCTTACCGTTCTCGTACTGTGCCTGGTACCACGAGCTGTCGCTGCGCACGTTtgcttgctgctgctgctgctgttgctggccTCCGCCATTGCCGAACATTTGGTCGAAGAAGCCGAATTGGGCAGTCGCTGTGAGGGTCCAGAGaccgaggaggaggagggtcTTGAACATGGTGCTGTGTGTGGTTGTGCGCCCAGGAGCGAATTTGGGGATTGGACAGAGTGACGACGATGCCGGTGGTGTTGCTGATGTGGAACTTGGAGGCTGCTTGGAGCTGATTGGCCGAAGGCTGGGAGGGCAGGAGAGCATCGCAGTGCAGGGATGCACAGCCAAGACGCGCCAGCTTCGGCGGTCCGCAAAAATTCAATGTCGAAATTCGCACAGCTGCAGCATCCGCGACCAACATCTCCACGCACGCCGCCGTCCACTACACGACAccaacaccgccgccatGCATCTCATGTACATTGTCGACCCCACCGACCCGACCAAGCGCGTCTACACCCTGCAGAAGGTCATCGATGGAAAGGTCTCCAAGAGCGCCCACCCGGCCCGTTTCTCGCCCGACGACAAGTACAGCAGGCATCGCGTCACCATCAAGAAGCGCTACGGCCTGCTCTTGACACAGCAGAGTAAGTGAAGAACCTCGTGGGTGGGGTGGGGGTGGGGGTGGGATGAGCAGATCGCTAGAAACAACAGGACAGCGCAGGAGCAGAAACTTTGAAAATAGAGAATGGCGTCCAACTTGGAACAGCGCGCTGACCACTCTGCAGAGAACAAGGTCGCCGAGCGCGCTTAGAGGGTTGCAACACCAGATTCGCGAATGGGCGACTTCCAGCTACTGAGACAATTCGCCTCGATTTGCGCACCCATCCAGCACGACACCTCCAACGCGCAGGGTACGGCTGCTGGAATGACTGCGATGTATACAAAAAGGCACGGCATGGCGTTATACGGCGTATGGGCAAAACTGCAGTCGACCATCACACGACCAGCATGAGCCTAGGATATTCTGAGGGTGCATCAATACCATTTTCACACTTCACAAAGCTCTGCCTAGGCGTCCGTTCCTGTCTTGCAACTCACACCTCTTCCTTCGCGTTCACCTCTTCGTCTCTCTTCTCATTCACAATCAACTCGTTGCCCTTCTCGTCCACAGCCGAATTCGCTCCATCACTCCTCGCGACCAACGCCACGTACGAAGACAGTAGTCCCGTCCACATGAGTATGTCAAATGCCAACAGCTGCGTCAGATTCAGCAAGCCACTCGGAGTGAACGCAACATCCATCCCCACGAGCCCTGCGCTCCAGACCACAAAACCCCAGAACAAGGCATCTATGCCAAGACCCTGTATCAGCCGCCTGCCGAATTGGACGTCCATGTTGCGTTCCGTGATACGGAAGCAGGAATCCACAATGAAAGCCAGTTGGCCGAACGTCGCCACAGTCGTCGTCTTCGGGTGCCGCTTTCGAGGCGACGTCCATGTGTAGCTCATGACCAGGCAGAAGTGGGCTAGCTGGAGGCTGGCGATGAGAGCAAACGCGACGCGGCGTGCCAGCTTGCCCAGCGTCAATCGATCCATGGTCGCGGTGGATACTGTACTATGCAATAGGTAGATGTCGGCGAGCGTTTTGTGAACGTCGATGTGCGTGGTTAGACAAAGGGCAGAGGTCGAGTGTGCCGTGTGCGAGGTTGTGAGGTCGGTCATGACCATAAGGGTCAGGCTGGGCTGAAGCGGGGGGTGTCAGCATGCAGGGTACACAATGATTGTGTTCTGATTGAGGACTTGGATAGATGTTCACTACATTTTTCAGCCCTGCGTGTTCGCAGCAGATCGATCAATGCATT contains these protein-coding regions:
- a CDS encoding Long chronological lifespan protein 2, translated to MFKTLLLLGLWTLTATAQFGFFDQMFGNGGGQQQQQQQQANVRSDSSWYQAQYENAQCSHYLCPGTLSCVHFPHHCPCAWEANEDKVELGDGIAICGSKGGWKEGEFAKKVELARKGLL
- a CDS encoding snoRNP complex protein; its protein translation is MHLMYIVDPTDPTKRVYTLQKVIDGKVSKSAHPARFSPDDKYSRHRVTIKKRYGLLLTQQKNKVAERA